From a single Zygotorulaspora mrakii chromosome 2, complete sequence genomic region:
- the COX15 gene encoding Cox15p (similar to Saccharomyces cerevisiae COX15 (YER141W); ancestral locus Anc_8.183) yields MIFKSLLAGTGAKLLTKSSYTISRNALCNLRRFATQRPKGINILRNSVCQRSLVRPFSASSMIKQAEAVSVPKTLLNSSNVVGYWLIGTSGLVFGIVVLGGLTRLTESGLSITEWKPVTGALPPMNQADWEEEFRKYKESPEFKQLNSHIDLDEFKFIFFMEWIHRLWGRAIGAVFLLPAVYFAATRKTSGHVNRRLFGLSLLLGLQGFVGWWMVKSGLDPAQLEERKSKPTVSQYRLTAHLGMAFLLYMGMIFTGFEILKENKWMKNPAKALELFKMTDSPSLGPLRKISVAVLALTFVTAMSGGMVAGLDAGWIYNTFPKMGENWFPSSRELMDPQFARKEDNSDIWWRNMLENPTTVQLNHRILAITTFCSVFALHMYCSRHKSIIPKSADRTVKAMMGLVTIQAGLGIATLVYLVPISLASLHQAGSLALFTSAIIFVAQLKKVRIPTKILISGLYVQQLKKSGSKIITEASKLAK; encoded by the coding sequence ATGATTTTCAAGAGTTTACTAGCAGGTACTGGTGCGAAGCTCTTGACCAAGTCGTCATACACAATTTCCAGAAATGCTTTATGTAACTTGCGTCGTTTCGCTACACAGAGGCCAAAGGgtatcaatattttgagaaactcAGTTTGTCAGAGGTCTCTCGTCCGTCCCTTTTCCGCAAGCTCAATGATCAAGCAAGCTGAAGCTGTCAGTGTGCCAAAAACTTTACTAAATTCTTCCAATGTTGTAGGTTATTGGTTAATTGGAACATCGGGTCTGGTGTTCGGAATTGTTGTGTTGGGCGGGCTCACGAGGCTGACCGAATCTGGATTAAGTATTACCGAATGGAAACCCGTCACAGGAGCGTTGCCACCTATGAACCAGGCAGATTGGGAAGAGGAGTTCAGGAAGTATAAAGAATCGCCAGAATTTAAGCAATTAAACTCTCATATCGATTTGGATGAGTTtaagtttatttttttcatggaATGGATTCATAGACTCTGGGGTCGTGCCATTGGTGCAGTTTTCCTGCTTCCGGCTGTATATTTCGCAGCTACGAGAAAAACATCTGGACATGTCAATCGAAGATTATTCGGCTTGTCCTTGTTGCTGGGTCTGCAGGGATTTGTGGGATGGTGGATGGTCAAGTCAGGTTTAGATCCGGCCCAATTGGAAGAGAGGAAATCAAAACCAACTGTTTCCCAATACAGATTGACGGCCCACTTGGGTATGGCCTTTTTGTTATACATGGGCATGATTTTCACTGGTTTTGAAATactaaaagaaaacaaatggATGAAAAATCCTGCTAAGGCTTTGGAATTATTTAAAATGACTGATAGTCCATCACTCGGCCCTCTGAGGAAAATATCAGTGGCTGTATTAGCCTTAACTTTTGTTACAGCAATGTCTGGCGGTATGGTGGCTGGTCTCGATGCCGGTTGGATATACAATACGTTTCCTAAAATGGGTGAAAATTGGTTCCCAAGTTCCCGTGAATTAATGGATCCGCAGTTTGCTCGTAAGGAGGATAATAGTGACATTTGGTGGAGGAACATGCTTGAAAATCCAACGACAGTTCAATTAAATCACAGAATTTTGGCTATCACAACTTTTTGCTCAGTATTTGCCTTGCACATGTATTGCAGCAGGCACAAGAGTATCATCCCTAAATCTGCTGATCGCACCGTGAAGGCGATGATGGGCCTCGTTACAATACAGGCCGGTCTAGGTATAGCAACATTGGTTTATTTGGTTCCTATCTCGCTCGCATCACTTCATCAAGCCGGCTCACTCGCTTTATTTACCAGCGCAATCATCTTTGTTGCACAATTGAAGAAGGTGAGGATACCAACGAAAATACTGATTAGTGGGCTCTATGTtcagcaattgaaaaaatctggaAGCAAAATTATAACGGAGGCTTCAAAATTGGCTAAATGA
- the MAG1 gene encoding DNA-3-methyladenine glycosylase II (similar to Saccharomyces cerevisiae MAG1 (YER142C); ancestral locus Anc_8.184): MTVLLGGLINKVALRIQKNIRDCTRSVSRKCQRTNFTAELKAMKRKLEENEDSTNTIKEEGTDRVSNTVSIIPEEFREKHIKEFGDACDHILKIDGDLLDAITQNDFPLFLKKDQVPKDTDHYFTKLASAILAQQISGAAAKSIKKRFMDHFGGEFPSAMDVHHELSDTERRQEIRACGLSGRKMIYLESLTDYFVNHAEEILSLFETKGNDDEVIQELTENIKGIGKWSAKMFLVTGLERMDIFASEDLGIARGCSNYLGTRPWLVKELIKNRISVKRSKIKHKKLNWKIYDDDLVEACADRFSPYRTVLMFILWRLSSTNVDAMAKNEADFSNK, from the coding sequence atGACGGTTTTGTTGGGTGGCTTAATTAATAAGGTGGCGCTTAGAatacagaaaaatataagGGACTGCACCAGAAGTGTATCTCGCAAGTGTCAAAGAACGAACTTCACCGCAGAGCTAAAAGCTATGAAGAGGAAGTTGGAGGAAAATGAGGATAGTACAAATAcaataaaagaagaaggtaCAGATAGGGTCTCGAATACGGTATCGATTATTCCAGAAGAGTTTAGGGAAAAGCATATCAAGGAATTTGGTGATGCCTGTGACCACATCTTAAAAATTGACGGAGATTTACTAGATGCAATTACTCAGAATGATTTTCCGTTGTTTTTAAAGAAGGATCAAGTACCTAAAGACACGGATCATTATTTTACCAAATTAGCAAGTGCCATTCTAGCACAACAGATAAGTGGGGCCGCTGCCAAGAGTATCAAAAAACGATTTATGGACCATTTTGGTGGCGAGTTTCCATCCGCTATGGATGTACATCATGAACTTTCTGATACGGAACGGCGACAGGAAATAAGGGCTTGTGGGTTGAGTGGTCgaaaaatgatttatttAGAATCGTTAACAGATTATTTTGTCAACCACGCGGAAGAGATCCTTTCCTTGTTCGAAACCAAGGGGAACGATGACGAAGTTATTCAGGAGCTGactgaaaatatcaaaggCATTGGTAAATGGTCTGCAAAGATGTTTTTAGTGACGGGCCTGGAAAGAATGGATATTTTCGCTTCGGAAGATCTAGGAATTGCTCGAGGTTGCTCCAACTACTTGGGAACGAGGCCATGGCTGGTAAAAGaattaataaaaaatagAATTAGTGtcaaaagaagtaaaataaaacataaaaaacttaattggaaaatttatGACGATGATCTCGTGGAGGCATGTGCCGATCGTTTTTCACCATACAGGACAGTTCTCATGTTCATTCTTTGGCGTTTATCGAGCACCAATGTGGAtgcaatggcaaaaaatgAGGCGGATTTCAGTAATAAATAA
- the DDI1 gene encoding Ddi1p (similar to Saccharomyces cerevisiae DDI1 (YER143W); ancestral locus Anc_8.185), with protein MFLSVSNEVNDQVFGPIEVSGDMTLPDLVALLELDCQFDDVKHDLYYNMNKLDLLAGSTLNEIFDSDNDLLQIRNKIGVSVAEGSDDAFVEHFRQEMLRNQALRSQLMMQIPGLKQSLNDRQLFRERFGPLILQRKSSMNVHGNSQNPFGISQLEYSRIMSDPDDPSNQKRINELINRQEIEEQFQNAWEYTPEVFTTIHMLYISIEINGHPVKAFVDTGAQMTIISTRLAEETGLTRLIDKRFIGEARGVGTSKILGRIHQAQIKIETQYIPCTLTVLDTHVDILFGLDMLRRHGAIIDLKKDVLKIAGVETKFLGEAEIPRELMEDLEGSSSEKSKIVTGKPLPSFGQRFSGSAEQSPSDSTKRREVTKSSVLPEKPVAYSEQTIKQLMDLGFSRSEVIKALDQTNGNVDFAASILFQ; from the coding sequence ATGTTTCTCAGTGTGTCTAATGAGGTCAACGACCAAGTGTTTGGTCCTATAGAGGTGAGTGGCGATATGACGCTTCCCGATTTGGTTGCCCTTCTCGAATTGGATTGTCAATTTGACGATGTCAAACATGACTTATATTATAACATGAACAAGTTGGATCTTTTAGCAGGTAGTacattgaatgaaatatttgactCTGATAATGACTTGCTACAGATAAGAAATAAGATCGGAGTTTCTGTGGCTGAGGGATCTGATGACGCTTTCGTTGAGCATTTTAGACAAGAAATGTTAAGAAATCAAGCGCTTAGGTCACAGTTGATGATGCAAATACCTGGACTTAAACAGTCGCTTAATGATCGTCAACTGTTTCGAGAAAGATTCGGACCACTTATTCTGCAAAGAAAATCCTCAATGAATGTGCATGGTAATTCGCAGAATCCATTTGGTATTTCTCAGCTGGAATACAGTAGAATAATGAGTGATCCAGACGATCCctcaaatcaaaagagGATCAACGAATTGATCAACCGACAAGAGATAGAAGAGCAATTCCAGAATGCCTGGGAATATACACCCGAGGTTTTCACAACTATTCATATGCTGTATATTTCAATCGAGATAAATGGGCACCCCGTTAAGGCATTCGTTGATACAGGGGCGCAAATGACAATTATATCAACAAGACTGGCAGAAGAAACAGGGTTGACCAGACTAATTGATAAAAGATTCATAGGAGAAGCAAGAGGTGTCGGTACCAGTAAAATTCTAGGAAGAATACATCAGGCACAAATAAAGATTGAAACGCAATATATTCCGTGTACTTTAACCGTATTGGATACACATGTCGATATACTTTTTGGTCTGGACATGCTTAGACGTCATGGAGCAATCatagatttgaagaaagacGTTCTAAAAATTGCTGGTGTCGAGACAAAGTTTTTGGGAGAAGCAGAAATTCCTAGAGAGTTGATGGAAGATCTCGAAGGGTCGTCAAGcgagaaatcaaaaatcgTTACAGGTAAACCACTTCCCAGTTTTGGACAACGTTTTTCCGGCAGTGCTGAACAAAGTCCCTCGGATTCGACGAAGAGAAGAGAGGTTACTAAATCATCAGTTCTTCCAGAGAAACCAGTGGCCTATTCAGAACAAACTATTAAACAGTTGATGGACTTAGGATTTTCTCGCTCAGAAGTCATTAAGGCGTTAGATCAAACGAACGGAAACGTTGACTTCGCTGCTTCTATACTTTTCCAATAA
- the OCA6 gene encoding protein-tyrosine-phosphatase (similar to Saccharomyces cerevisiae YDR067C; ancestral locus Anc_8.186) yields MSLVTPLHFSFVQPNFYRGSYPREINFPFLRTLNLKYILSLTPDPLDKDLGISKFCTENGIKMIHIECSKETKDKTKPKVKRKKKTVPIEYGVLHECIKFLIDGRNYPCYMHCMNGELVTSLVVACLRKFSYWGTVSILNEFLAYNSSINIHERSFIEDFNSEIEIDGLLLQDKVPWIAIQHVASQKQDECKKEIEITKVSSSKNMLPKLKFHSL; encoded by the coding sequence TCTATCGTGGTTCGTATCCACGAGAGATTAACTTCCCATTTTTAAGGACTTTGAACTTAAAGTACATACTATCACTGACCCCGGATCCTTTGGACAAGGACCTCGGTATATCAAAGTTTTGCACAGAAAACGGtataaaaatgattcaCATCGAATGctcaaaagaaacaaaggATAAGACCAAGCCAAAAgtgaagagaaagaagaaaactgtTCCTATTGAATATGGCGTTTTGCATGAATGTATTAAATTCTTGATTGACGGAAGAAATTATCCTTGTTACATGCATTGTATGAATGGCGAGTTGGTGACCTCCTTGGTTGTTGCGTGCTTGCGAAAATTCTCGTATTGGGGAACTGTCTCGATATTGAACGAATTCCTAGCCTACAACTCAAGCATTAATATTCATGAAAGAAGCTTCATAGAAGATTTCAACTCTGAAATAGAAATTGATGGTCTTTTACTTCAGGATAAGGTTCCTTGGATTGCAATTCAACATGTGGCATCACAAAAACAAGATGAatgtaaaaaagaaatagagaTCACGAAAGTAAGCAGCAGTAAAAATATGCTTCcgaaattgaaatttcatagtctgtag